In Streptomyces sp. NBC_00448, the following are encoded in one genomic region:
- a CDS encoding nitrate/nitrite transporter has protein sequence MSTVVGTEGTDPGTGTAVGTGAAVDAGAAVGTGTGTTSGAGRGRGITDWRPEDEAFWEAGGAAIARRNLAFSVFSEHIGFSVWSLWSVLVLFLGPKYHIDAAGKFTLTALPTALGAVLRLPYTFAVARFGGRNWTVASALLLLVPTALAGIVLHPGVSYRTLLAVACVAGVGGGNFASSMANINGFFPQRFKGWALGVNAGGGNLGVPVVQLVGLLVLATAGAAHPRLVPLVYVPLIVVAALGAALRMDNLPAAPDDRWALRDVAGDPHSWVMSLLYVGTFGSFIGFGFAFGEVLQVQFHAQFDTPVKAACLTFLGPLLGSLARPFGGRMADRWGGARVTLWTFVAMAAGAGLVLAASHAHSLPVFLTGFVALFVLSGLGNGSTYKMIPALFQARRRAAVASGTNPDTAEGDARRRASALIGMAGAIGAFGGVLVNVAFRQSFLAGDNGDPAYLAFLAVYAVCSTVTWTVYVRPGAGTLRGL, from the coding sequence ATGAGCACGGTCGTCGGAACGGAGGGGACCGACCCGGGCACCGGCACGGCGGTGGGCACGGGTGCGGCGGTGGACGCGGGTGCGGCGGTGGGCACGGGCACGGGCACGACATCCGGCGCCGGCCGGGGGCGCGGCATCACGGACTGGCGCCCGGAGGACGAGGCGTTCTGGGAGGCGGGCGGCGCCGCGATCGCCCGCCGCAACCTGGCCTTCTCGGTGTTCTCCGAGCACATCGGCTTCTCGGTGTGGAGCCTGTGGTCCGTGCTGGTGCTCTTCCTCGGCCCGAAGTACCACATCGACGCGGCGGGCAAGTTCACCCTCACCGCGCTGCCGACGGCCCTCGGGGCGGTGCTGCGGCTGCCGTACACCTTCGCGGTGGCGAGGTTCGGCGGGCGGAACTGGACGGTGGCGAGCGCCCTGCTGCTGTTGGTCCCCACGGCACTGGCGGGGATCGTGCTGCACCCCGGCGTGTCCTACCGGACGCTGCTGGCGGTGGCCTGCGTCGCGGGCGTCGGCGGCGGCAACTTCGCCTCGTCGATGGCGAACATCAACGGCTTCTTCCCGCAGCGGTTCAAGGGCTGGGCGCTCGGTGTCAACGCGGGCGGCGGCAACCTCGGGGTTCCGGTGGTCCAGCTCGTCGGCCTGCTGGTGCTGGCCACGGCGGGCGCGGCACATCCGCGGCTGGTGCCGCTGGTGTACGTACCGCTGATCGTGGTGGCCGCGCTGGGCGCCGCGCTGAGGATGGACAACCTCCCCGCAGCGCCCGACGACCGGTGGGCGCTGCGCGATGTCGCCGGGGACCCGCACAGCTGGGTGATGTCTCTGCTCTACGTCGGCACGTTCGGTTCGTTCATCGGCTTCGGCTTCGCCTTCGGCGAGGTGCTCCAGGTCCAGTTCCACGCCCAGTTCGACACCCCGGTCAAGGCCGCCTGCCTGACCTTCCTGGGCCCGCTGCTCGGTTCGCTGGCGCGGCCGTTCGGCGGACGGATGGCCGACCGCTGGGGTGGCGCGAGGGTGACGCTGTGGACGTTCGTCGCGATGGCCGCGGGCGCGGGCCTCGTCCTGGCGGCCTCGCACGCGCACTCGTTGCCGGTGTTCCTCACGGGCTTCGTGGCCCTCTTCGTGCTGAGCGGGCTCGGCAACGGCTCGACCTACAAGATGATCCCGGCTCTCTTCCAGGCCAGGAGGCGCGCCGCCGTCGCGTCCGGCACGAACCCGGACACCGCGGAAGGCGACGCCCGCCGCCGGGCATCGGCACTCATCGGCATGGCCGGCGCGATCGGCGCGTTCGGCGGGGTGCTGGTCAACGTCGCCTTCCGCCAGTCCTTCCTGGCCGGCGACAACGGCGACCCCGCCTACCTCGCCTTCCTGGCGGTGTACGCGGTCTGCTCGACCGTGACCTGGACGGTCTACGTCCGGCCCGGGGCGGGAACGCTGCGCGGCCTCTGA
- a CDS encoding MerR family transcriptional regulator, translating into MAWSIADVARMSGVTSRTLRHYDEIGLLAPAYIGSNGHRYYEQAGLLRLQQILLMRELGLGLREIAAVLERQVDQVAALREHQRRLLAERDRLDVLVRTVARTIAELEEDEETPDMGKISRPENLFAGFDTARYESPARTQWPDQAQQSAQFAATLTEAEMERLQGEATAAMVRMAEFMQADTPMTDPAVQAEVDAHYQGICRMWTSDAASFKALGQNYVEDAQWRAAYDQVAAGLAEYQRDAMVAYADSRLS; encoded by the coding sequence ATGGCCTGGTCGATTGCGGACGTGGCCCGGATGTCCGGGGTGACGTCGCGGACCCTGCGCCACTACGACGAGATCGGCTTGCTTGCTCCCGCGTACATCGGCAGCAACGGCCACCGCTACTACGAGCAGGCCGGGCTGCTGCGGCTGCAGCAGATCCTGCTGATGCGGGAATTGGGTCTGGGGCTGCGGGAGATCGCGGCAGTCCTGGAGCGCCAGGTTGACCAGGTGGCCGCGCTGCGTGAGCACCAACGCAGACTGTTGGCCGAGCGGGACCGCCTCGACGTACTCGTCCGCACGGTCGCCCGCACCATCGCCGAACTAGAGGAGGACGAGGAGACACCCGACATGGGGAAGATCAGCAGGCCGGAGAACCTGTTCGCTGGCTTCGACACCGCACGCTACGAGTCGCCCGCCCGCACGCAGTGGCCCGACCAGGCGCAGCAGTCGGCGCAGTTCGCCGCCACGCTCACCGAGGCGGAGATGGAGCGGCTGCAGGGTGAGGCGACCGCAGCGATGGTCCGTATGGCCGAGTTCATGCAGGCTGACACGCCGATGACCGACCCCGCCGTGCAGGCCGAGGTCGACGCCCATTACCAGGGCATCTGCCGAATGTGGACATCGGACGCGGCCTCGTTCAAGGCCCTGGGGCAGAACTACGTCGAAGACGCGCAGTGGCGCGCGGCCTACGACCAGGTCGCCGCCGGGCTGGCCGAATACCAGCGGGACGCCATGGTCGCCTACGCCGACTCCCGGCTGAGCTGA
- a CDS encoding RrF2 family transcriptional regulator, translated as MRLTKRTDIALRIAMRLAVLEDGVSLTTQEVADSIAVPYSHAAKVVARLCHLGVVEARRGSGGGLTLTRAGRTGSLGALVRDLEGAGDVAGCEESPACPLRAACLLRGALRQAQEQFYAALDHLSVGDLVASPTGPVLLALSPRPSGPPGRSAPA; from the coding sequence ATGAGGCTGACGAAGAGAACCGACATCGCGCTGCGGATCGCCATGCGGCTTGCGGTCCTCGAAGATGGCGTCAGCCTCACCACGCAGGAGGTGGCGGACTCGATCGCCGTGCCGTACTCCCACGCCGCCAAGGTCGTCGCACGCCTGTGCCACCTCGGGGTTGTCGAGGCACGGCGCGGTAGCGGCGGTGGCCTCACGCTGACCCGGGCCGGGCGCACCGGCTCGCTCGGTGCGCTGGTCAGGGATCTGGAGGGGGCCGGCGACGTGGCCGGATGCGAAGAGTCCCCGGCCTGTCCGCTGCGGGCCGCCTGCCTGCTGCGGGGCGCACTGCGCCAGGCCCAGGAGCAGTTCTACGCCGCCCTGGACCACCTGTCCGTCGGCGACCTCGTGGCCTCGCCGACCGGCCCGGTCCTGCTCGCCCTGTCACCTCGCCCGTCGGGGCCGCCCGGGCGCAGCGCCCCGGCGTAA
- a CDS encoding globin domain-containing protein, with the protein MLSSRSAGTVEATLPVVGAAIGEISQVFYRRLFEAHPDLLGHLFNRGNQANGSQQQALAGSIAAFAGALLARPEERPDALLARIAHKHVSLGITEGQYEIVHTHLFAAIAEVLGEAVTPEVAAAWDEVYWLMANALKALERGLYAQSGLAPGEVWRTYRVVARYQETDDVVTFLVLPADGLPVPEGRPGQYVSVQVELPDGARQIRQYSLSGHPDGALQFSVKRELGNPLGEVSHHLHEAIGVGLELRISAPSGDVVLDRDDAPLLLASAGIGCTPMISMLASLVEEGSSRKVIAVHGDRDQTRHPFRSELGHLTGKLADAEIHVWYERPLGEWPKDRTGLVDLTGPGAPAIPSGTRAYLCGPLPFLRAVRAQLLDSGVRAADIHYEVFGPDLWLQQAS; encoded by the coding sequence ATGCTGTCATCCCGATCCGCCGGCACTGTTGAAGCCACCCTGCCCGTCGTGGGCGCGGCCATCGGCGAGATCAGCCAGGTGTTCTACCGGCGCTTGTTCGAGGCCCACCCGGACCTGCTCGGTCATCTGTTCAACCGCGGCAACCAGGCCAACGGCAGCCAGCAGCAGGCGCTCGCGGGTTCGATCGCGGCCTTCGCCGGCGCGCTGCTGGCCCGCCCGGAGGAGCGCCCGGACGCGCTTTTGGCGCGCATCGCCCACAAGCACGTCTCGCTCGGTATCACCGAGGGCCAGTACGAGATCGTTCACACGCACCTGTTCGCCGCAATCGCCGAAGTCCTGGGCGAGGCGGTCACCCCTGAGGTGGCGGCCGCCTGGGACGAGGTGTACTGGCTGATGGCCAACGCGCTGAAGGCCCTGGAGCGCGGCCTGTACGCGCAGTCGGGGCTTGCCCCGGGCGAAGTCTGGCGTACCTACCGGGTCGTGGCCCGGTACCAGGAGACCGATGACGTGGTCACCTTCCTGGTGCTTCCCGCCGACGGGCTCCCCGTGCCCGAGGGCCGGCCGGGCCAGTACGTGTCGGTCCAGGTGGAACTACCCGATGGTGCACGCCAGATACGGCAGTACAGCCTGTCCGGTCACCCGGACGGCGCGCTGCAGTTCAGCGTGAAGCGCGAGCTGGGCAACCCGCTCGGGGAGGTGTCCCACCACCTGCACGAGGCAATCGGCGTGGGCCTGGAACTGCGGATCAGCGCACCGTCCGGGGACGTCGTGCTGGACCGGGACGACGCCCCGCTGCTGCTCGCCTCCGCTGGCATCGGCTGCACGCCGATGATCAGCATGCTCGCCTCCCTCGTCGAGGAGGGCAGTTCACGCAAGGTCATCGCCGTGCACGGTGACCGCGACCAGACCAGGCATCCCTTCCGGTCCGAGCTCGGGCACCTGACCGGGAAGCTGGCGGACGCCGAGATCCATGTCTGGTACGAGCGCCCCCTGGGCGAGTGGCCCAAGGACCGGACCGGGCTGGTGGACCTGACCGGTCCCGGCGCACCCGCGATTCCGTCCGGGACTCGTGCCTACCTGTGCGGTCCGCTGCCGTTCCTGCGCGCCGTCCGTGCCCAGTTGCTGGATTCCGGCGTGCGGGCAGCGGACATCCACTACGAGGTCTTCGGCCCCGACTTGTGGCTGCAACAGGCCAGTTGA
- a CDS encoding PASTA domain-containing protein, translating to MNDFANTSPAPHFDATGIKTRTRRRRAGFIAGISAALILAGGGTALATVGTGTHDAPPTSPRATTTATTVKGDVTTVPYIKPFDLKDMDLFLAKAALAQAGLKVGKVTHGVVDNCKPGSVIAVSPLSPTVLHSGDKVDLTLCG from the coding sequence TTGAACGACTTCGCCAACACCTCCCCCGCGCCGCACTTCGACGCCACCGGCATCAAGACCCGTACCCGCCGCAGGCGCGCCGGTTTCATCGCGGGTATCTCCGCTGCCCTCATCCTGGCCGGCGGCGGCACCGCATTGGCCACCGTCGGCACCGGTACGCATGACGCGCCGCCGACCTCCCCCCGCGCCACCACGACGGCGACCACGGTCAAGGGGGACGTCACCACGGTGCCGTACATCAAGCCGTTCGACCTGAAGGACATGGACCTGTTCCTGGCCAAGGCGGCACTGGCGCAGGCCGGCCTCAAGGTCGGCAAGGTCACCCACGGGGTGGTCGACAACTGCAAGCCGGGTTCGGTCATCGCGGTCTCCCCGCTCAGCCCGACCGTCCTCCACAGCGGCGACAAGGTCGACCTGACCCTTTGCGGCTGA
- a CDS encoding M1 family metallopeptidase: MRNVLRGGRLGLLAAASIALIAAGLPVSPPASGIGDPLFPDLGNFGYDVHSYDISLTYSGDNTSPLDTVTRIDATATSRLSTINLDYTHGTVHWVEVNGRRVPFATVGEDLVLTPAHRVRAGQHLQISISHSNDPTGNSMTGGWIPNPDGLELLNEPDAAHRVIPSNDHPSDKAYFTYRITAPADVTAVANGVLISHARHGATTTWVYRGEHPMATYLMQVSLGDSSILHRQGPHGLPIRDVVPASEAATLEPWLKMTPGQIGWMEKQLGVSFPFETYGLLVTDTHIGAELETQTLPIFEKNLFTRTDVPAWYVQSLMVHELSHQWFGDSVSPNRWADVWLNEGHATWYETLYGEQQGGPTLDHRMLAAYQDSDAVRAADGPPAAPKAPTPGVGLSLFRPNIYDGGSLVLYALREEIGDRAFQRVEHDWVLKHRDGSATTADFVRLASQVAGRDLSGFLDGWLYSPATPPMPGHPDWHTTPAT, translated from the coding sequence ATGCGAAATGTATTGCGTGGTGGGCGACTTGGGCTGCTCGCAGCCGCTTCCATCGCGCTCATAGCCGCAGGTCTGCCCGTGTCTCCCCCGGCCTCCGGAATCGGCGACCCTCTCTTCCCCGATCTGGGCAACTTCGGCTACGACGTCCACTCCTACGACATCTCCCTCACCTACAGCGGGGACAACACCAGCCCCCTCGACACCGTCACGAGGATCGACGCGACGGCGACCTCCCGGCTGAGCACCATCAACCTCGACTACACCCACGGCACGGTTCACTGGGTGGAGGTCAACGGCCGCCGGGTGCCCTTCGCAACGGTCGGCGAGGACTTGGTGCTTACCCCCGCCCACCGCGTACGGGCCGGCCAGCATCTGCAGATCAGCATCAGCCACTCGAACGACCCGACAGGCAACAGCATGACGGGTGGCTGGATACCCAACCCGGACGGGCTCGAACTACTCAACGAGCCCGATGCCGCTCACCGGGTGATCCCCAGCAACGATCATCCGTCGGACAAGGCCTACTTCACCTACCGGATCACCGCGCCCGCCGATGTCACTGCGGTCGCCAACGGTGTACTCATTTCCCACGCCCGGCACGGCGCGACCACCACATGGGTGTACCGAGGCGAACACCCCATGGCCACGTACCTCATGCAGGTCTCCCTCGGCGACTCGTCGATCCTGCACCGGCAGGGGCCGCACGGTCTGCCGATACGCGATGTCGTGCCAGCATCGGAGGCCGCGACGCTCGAACCCTGGCTGAAGATGACGCCTGGCCAGATCGGCTGGATGGAGAAACAACTCGGCGTCAGCTTCCCCTTCGAGACCTACGGGCTGCTGGTCACCGACACCCACATCGGCGCGGAACTGGAGACCCAGACCCTGCCGATCTTCGAAAAAAACCTCTTCACCCGAACCGACGTGCCCGCATGGTACGTCCAGTCGCTGATGGTCCACGAACTCTCCCACCAGTGGTTCGGCGACAGCGTCTCCCCGAACCGCTGGGCGGACGTGTGGCTCAACGAGGGCCACGCCACCTGGTACGAGACCCTCTACGGCGAGCAGCAGGGCGGCCCCACGCTGGACCATCGCATGCTGGCCGCCTACCAGGACTCGGACGCGGTACGGGCCGCGGACGGCCCACCGGCAGCGCCCAAGGCGCCGACCCCCGGCGTCGGGCTCAGCCTCTTCCGCCCCAACATCTACGACGGGGGATCGTTGGTCCTCTACGCGCTGCGCGAAGAGATCGGCGACCGCGCGTTCCAGCGCGTCGAACATGACTGGGTGCTCAAGCACCGGGACGGTTCGGCCACCACAGCCGACTTCGTCCGCCTCGCCTCGCAGGTGGCTGGCCGTGATCTCTCCGGCTTCCTCGACGGCTGGCTCTACTCCCCGGCCACCCCACCGATGCCCGGCCACCCAGACTGGCACACCACCCCCGCGACCTGA
- a CDS encoding SDR family NAD(P)-dependent oxidoreductase produces MDLTDTVVLITGASSGIGAATARAAADAGARVVLAARRTERINALASDLPHALPVTCDVTDPSQIRAAVRAGADHFGRLDALVNNAGQGLHLPLQDVDPDDFRAVLDLNVIAPLVAMQAVLPIMRAQGGGAIVNVSSATTQMVLPGLGAYAAGKAALNQLSATARTELAADGITVSTVLPFVTATEFHQTLRAGAVVPAAADFPVHTPEQVAAAILDLIRTGRAETSLLPPGIGNPQRP; encoded by the coding sequence ATGGACCTCACCGACACAGTCGTCCTGATCACCGGCGCCTCCTCGGGCATCGGCGCCGCCACCGCCCGCGCCGCCGCCGACGCCGGCGCCCGGGTGGTGCTGGCCGCCCGGCGCACCGAACGGATCAACGCCCTCGCCAGCGACCTGCCCCACGCCCTCCCTGTCACCTGCGACGTGACCGACCCCAGCCAGATCCGTGCCGCGGTCAGGGCGGGCGCGGACCACTTCGGCCGCCTCGACGCCCTGGTCAACAACGCCGGCCAGGGCCTGCACCTGCCCCTGCAGGACGTCGACCCTGACGACTTCCGCGCCGTCCTGGACCTCAACGTGATCGCCCCACTGGTGGCAATGCAGGCGGTGCTGCCCATCATGCGCGCGCAAGGAGGAGGCGCCATCGTCAACGTCAGCTCCGCCACCACGCAGATGGTCCTGCCAGGACTCGGCGCATACGCGGCCGGCAAAGCCGCCCTGAACCAGCTCTCCGCCACCGCACGCACGGAACTGGCCGCAGACGGCATCACCGTCTCCACCGTCCTCCCCTTCGTCACCGCCACCGAGTTCCACCAGACCCTGCGCGCCGGAGCCGTCGTCCCCGCCGCCGCAGACTTCCCCGTCCACACCCCGGAACAGGTCGCCGCCGCGATCCTCGACCTCATCCGCACCGGACGGGCCGAAACCAGCCTCCTACCACCCGGCATCGGCAACCCGCAGCGCCCCTGA